The sequence acgcactggagacgCAGTGCGCAAAGCCCGCGAaggataacccgggccgaggagacgcactggagaccagatgcgctgagccggcatcctccctcctggctcgatccccactctagcccggcagatgcgagaagcagcgatgtagcgcaccgggctatgaacacgtactggagacaccgtgtgcTCCACCGCAtagcacggtgcctgaccagtacgacgctcgccacggtaagcacggggagttagctcaggtttcctacctgactccgccaatctccccgtgtgccccccccaaaagaattctgaggctgcctctcgtgccGCTCCGCTTTTGCTGCCTTCAGCTCCtttttcggacggcgatactctccgggctgtgcccatggtcctttgccgtccaaaatgtcctcccatgtccaggagtccattttcccacgctgcttggtcctttgttggtgggtggttctgtaacggatctcctcttcgtctgaggaggagtaggaaggatcggaccaatgtgcagcgtagtaagtgttcgtcattttattaaaatgcactgaacactaaaatacaaaataaacaaacaaagaacaaccgaaacagttccgtctggggcctgttgcacaaaagtagaattaagacatccgggataaatgactcagctgagctcaatgaagccaaaacatgtgcgtccaggcttaattggttgcacaaagaccaagccaggatgagcagacacggattcattaagccaggtgaaaccaatcctggataggtgcgcgctcacggctcactcaaatagaccccgccacagatcacagattaactgatttaccatggcaactagagccgcgtacttttccccgtcggaagcacaaatcctcatggaggcatacgaggaggtaaaagatataattaagaagaaaggcaacaccgccacagtgataaagcaaagagaaaaagcgtggcaaagtattgcagaccgcctgaatgcgtaagtagtgcacaattacacactcaccactccgctgaaacatcacaattacaattcaaatatttaattcacatctccaaaaatgcagttgtactgtaattatgaaacggttaaatttttaattgaaatgcactgcagatatgagtgaaattgtgtaaagtaactccatcacactgtataaagctatgataaattttgatatttttactgaaaacaagacaaaaataccaagtaattttttgcagtgtgactccattaaatgtgtgtgtgtgtgtgtgtgtgtgtagattaaacatgaacgggccaaaacggacatggcagcaggtcaaaatcaaatacaagaacattctgcagaatggtatggtccctgactaatatttaacaaagcacaagcatatattgtacccagaaggtgcctgctcacacattgtctgtactgttttagcagtgaaaaagaatacccacagacaaggcacgggtggtgggtcaccaaaggctgaccttaccccagcagaggacatggccttggagctaaataaaggcaggcccgtcttagaggggatccctggggggaaagagacgagcataggttcctcccaagatgccacccgcttcattcaaggtatgtccttccatctctacatgggatacaaccacattcatattgaatcaatttggactgtctgactttggtttacctattgccttgcagtgtctggcagcactgtgttcctgttagagccaccagcacaagcaccagacgatgctgatccagtgagtactccatcaaaggcatactgtaggcctggcatgtcttgtctactagcttcaatatgaatccgattaaatgtgatagggtgaaggccccagtgcagcagcaacagcacatgatggagacgatgatgaggaggagaccatctctctggattccagaaggcatgaggtatcatgttaagactgtgaaagtactatttactctacaatggtgaggagtcctcatcaaaatcaaaaaatctaatttcttttacaggacccagatgctatacagtgggaaaaccagcctggcaacatagtgcgtattaataaaaggacaccacatcctgccaaattccagctgcgctaattgtattgtgttcacagagctcacaagctatcagaaagttgtatggcaaccacctccggcgccaaatagaactggcagacatagacattcagtacaagaagaaaaagatggaaaatcttgcactggagtccgaaataaaaaagaggacaattaggaaactggaccttgaaataaaaaaacttgagagggaggtgagatatgccttcaatgtacactgtatgctaactgtaacacaaatgtattaatcattatttttctttcctcccccagctccaagaagatgacacagctcaaaataaaaattaggtatattctcgtaaagtcaagtgagccatgacatatgagctcttattgtgagcacacaggacggtggcatctttctaagtttttttttattttcccagcaatcagtacaaccaagtcatcgttataaggcatcgccctcttttgcccacccccccagcaccaggtgtggccactagcctatatgaaggcccaaaattgtgtgttcctttctgctctgacaatggcatgcccattcgtgcgagatgtggtggatgaagaagcacttgtgctgaggagagccttcaggcgagaaagggtcttcagggaccggttggacccactggccttccctgatgaccatctatatgaaagatacaggttttctgcagatggcatcaggtatctatgcagactactgggtcccaggattaagcaccgcactgcacggagccatgcactgagtgtggagcaaatggtttgtgtggccttgcgcttttttgctagtggagccttcctgtactcagtgggggatgcagaacagctgaacaaggccacaatttgccgcacaataaggagtgtgtgtctggctatcaaagcattagcagatgtcttcatctccttccctggccacagaagactctgtgacatcaaagaggagttctataggattgcaggtaagaggatctacaaattacaggacaactgttaacacatagtaggatactcattactttgtgtgacaggtttccccaatgtcattggtgcagtggactgcacacacataaggataaaagccccctcaggtgcccatgaggccgattttgtgaataggaaatcctttcacagcattaatgttcaggtgaacataactttttgatattgtccattgacgaacactctgcattgccagtgatgtgcattgattggtgtaatattcctcatcttatgatttcagatggtctgcaatgctgactgtgtgatcagcaatgttgtggcaaaatggcctggctcagtccatgactccagaatctttcgggcctctgaaatctatcagtgcctatcacaaggtaagccacacaacccctatttataaccatcatggctgtgtcaagaatatcactgtgtttatgaggtagtaatgatgagattttgtgttgacaggtgaattctctggtgtgttgctgggagacagggggtatggctgccagccttttctcctgacacctttcacagacccccaggaagcacagcaggcctacaaccatgcccatgccaggaccagggccagagttgaaatgacctttggcctcctgaaggcacgctttcactgccttcacaaattaagggtcagccctgttagggcatgtgatattactgtggcttgtgctgtcctccacaatgtggcctgcctgaggaaggagaggacccccagagtgccaccagccatggactgggacaatccggcaatcttccctgatgacgacagtggtcggctgctgagggaccaatatgtgttgaattattttagttagtatgtgtgctttcaattttggttaaatatgtcctgcggtggcagaggatttggttttttttgggttcgttttttgacgaatttggcctcttatgatgtttgtgcggtatactgtgtgtaatacaaggctgcagggaggctactgcatccattcatttgtctgttcagttgatgtgtatggatttgtcctgcatttattttagtgtgcagacatgcagggtgtgttatatacagacctttgaatgtgtatgtatcattttgtataatatgcttggattctgtgctttccatcttgtagagtcactgtgacttcagtttcgaaaggagctgatggtttacctgctttgttttgtccttattcaataaaggaacataatgttacacattgtgtttttatattcatatggaatgtgtatttgtttatatgacagagtactagggccacactgaagaaaaaggataaagtcataaatttatgaggctggttctttctgcagaaaagctacatattgtttttacagttttgatacttatgacaatgtgatacttaatattctggcacatcagcatgtctttgtttatgaaaccatactgaagtacaatttcacgaaatgccccacatctgtcattttaacaactgtcctcctttaaaacaactggttacaatattatgacttgtgtttttttcccctctgtggccctaatattctatcattttatatatagccttatagtctatgggaaactgtaaattatctaatgatagcaacatcatctaaaaatcattttttatccaaaatcattgaaattaatgatcacaaacgtttaaataataacagtgggtctagttatatgtgataacaatgtatagtgagcagtgaaataactattggtttccatttgtggtgactgctgactgacattagggatgagattaaatagatcctggaatttagcctggtctggagcaggctagctccacagaataaatctccatggtaatttataccataacatatcctcctgccccctatccatctttagtgcaaccggattacggatcaattgagccaggatcaccaagatatcctggcttaatcccttatcctagttttgtgcaacaggcccctggtaactaatacaaagacagaaaacaaccacccacaaacacaggtgggaacaggctacctaagtatgattctcaatcagagacaacgatagacagctgcctctgattgagaaccataccaggccaaacacacagaaatataaaacatggacaacatagaacaccagacatagaatgcccacccaaactcacgccctgaccaaccaaaatagagacataaaaaggatctctacggtcagggcgtgacagtaattcctcattgtactgtatataagaatatattactgtgttgccaaaaaagttcaagactgttattgtttcccttcaataaaatgcattgaaaactactttctgcacatttcttctactttcttaggctatacaagagCTATCTCTTGCTAAAAATAAGTATGTTTACACCTTCGCAGTACCTTCagcagtaataataataataataataaacctctactttagtaaagaaaacaattatgtttgatctgaatctagga is a genomic window of Salvelinus alpinus chromosome 18, SLU_Salpinus.1, whole genome shotgun sequence containing:
- the LOC139543538 gene encoding myb/SANT-like DNA-binding domain-containing protein 4 isoform X3, with translation MATRAAYFSPSEAQILMEAYEEVKDIIKKKGNTATVIKQREKAWQSIADRLNALNMNGPKRTWQQVKIKYKNILQNAVKKNTHRQGTGGGSPKADLTPAEDMALELNKGRPVLEGIPGGKETSIGSSQDATRFIQVSGSTVFLLEPPAQAPDDADPGEGPSAAATAHDGDDDEEETISLDSRRHEDPDAIQWENQPGNISSQAIRKLYGNHLRRQIELADIDIQYKKKKMENLALESEIKKRTIRKLDLEIKKLERELQEDDTAQNKN
- the LOC139543538 gene encoding putative nuclease HARBI1 isoform X1 — its product is MKAQNCVFLSALTMACPFVRDVVDEEALVLRRAFRRERVFRDRLDPLAFPDDHLYERYRFSADGIRYLCRLLGPRIKHRTARSHALSVEQMVCVALRFFASGAFLYSVGDAEQLNKATICRTIRSVCLAIKALADVFISFPGHRRLCDIKEEFYRIAGFPNVIGAVDCTHIRIKAPSGAHEADFVNRKSFHSINVQMVCNADCVISNVVAKWPGSVHDSRIFRASEIYQCLSQGEFSGVLLGDRGYGCQPFLLTPFTDPQEAQQAYNHAHARTRARVEMTFGLLKARFHCLHKLRVSPVRACDITVACAVLHNVACLRKERTPRVPPAMDWDNPAIFPDDDSGRLLRDQYVLNYFS
- the LOC139543538 gene encoding myb/SANT-like DNA-binding domain-containing protein 4 isoform X2; the protein is MATRAAYFSPSEAQILMEAYEEVKDIIKKKGNTATVIKQREKAWQSIADRLNALNMNGPKRTWQQVKIKYKNILQNAVKKNTHRQGTGGGSPKADLTPAEDMALELNKGRPVLEGIPGGKETSIGSSQDATRFIQVSGSTVFLLEPPAQAPDDADPGEGPSAAATAHDGDDDEEETISLDSRRHEDPDAIQWENQPGNISSQAIRKLYGNHLRRQIELADIDIQYKKKKMENLALESEIKKRTIRKLDLEIKKLEREVRYAFNVHCMLTVTQMY